The following coding sequences lie in one Rutidosis leptorrhynchoides isolate AG116_Rl617_1_P2 chromosome 6, CSIRO_AGI_Rlap_v1, whole genome shotgun sequence genomic window:
- the LOC139853634 gene encoding uncharacterized protein, translated as MDTLFWKEKWLGDVLLCEKYSRLFRLDSNKDALVSDRIIKDGSSWSLNWQWCREPAGRTGAELSQLQSDLVSFSFANNNKDSWSCTLRGSGIYTTHSFSEILNNLILHNPAPPTVNMRNNLILLKVGVHVWRTKLKRLPVRFELDKRVVDLDTVLCPICNVEVETVEHMTLTCPRVKDLWYRVFKWANVGNSAYNSLEEMFKGLRNSSGPNTSSRIWQAIEWVTGYLIWHNLNLKVFENKEWNCPVMVSDIQSESFLWISSRSKH; from the coding sequence ATGGATACCTTGTTTTGGAAAGAAAAGTGGCTTGGGGATGTTCTCCTTTGCGAAAAGTATAGCAGGCTTTTTAGGTTGGACAGCAACAAAGATGCGCTCGTCTCGGATAGAATCATAAAGGATGGTTCGAGTTGGAGTCTTAATTGGCAATGGTGTAGAGAACCTGCGGGCAGAACAGGGGCTGAATTAAGTCAACTCCAGTCAGATCTAGTTTCGTTCTCGTTTGCTAATAACAACAAAGACTCATGGTCATGTACGTTGAGAGGTAGCGGGATATACACAACGCACTCTTTCTCTGAAATTCTAAATAATCTGATTCTCCACAATCCAGCCCCTCCAACAGTGAACATGCGCAACAATTTAATTCTTTTAAAGGTCGGTGTACATGTTTGGCGAACAAAGTTAAAAAGGTTACCGGTCAGGTTCGAGTTGGACAAGCGTGTTGTCGATCTTGACACGGTCCTTTGTCCAATTTGTAATGTTGAAGTGGAAACGGTGGAACACATGACCCTTACTTGTCCAAGAGTGAAAGATCTGTGGTATCGTGTTTTCAAATGGGCTAATGTGGGTAATTCTGCCTATAACAGTCTAGAGGAGATGTTTAAGGGGTTGAGAAATTCTTCGGGTCCAAATACAAGTTCGAGAATATGGCAAGCAATCGAGTGGGTAACCGGCTATCTCATTTGGCACAATCTTAATTTGAAGGTCTTCGAAAACAAGGAGTGGAATTGTCCTGTAATGGTTAGCGATATTCAGTCTGAGTCCTTTCTGTGGATATCTTCGCGTTCGAAGCATTAA